GAGAGTATAAAAGATAGGGAGAATGAACTAGTTAAGGAAAATGAGAAACAAGAACAATTTTTTGCAGAACGAGAAATGGAGCTATCACAAGTTAGACCTTTGTTTATGATCAACAAGTTGGAAAATGAATATGAAATTGAGTTGTTTATGAAAGGGAAAGAGCCACTTACAAATATAAAAATTTATTCTAAGTTAATTGAAGGTGACTTTGATGAAATTAGACCGACTTTGTTTGGTAATGCGACAAGAGGTGATATATTGTTTAAATTTGATCCATTAGAGACGGAGATGGTTCTAGTTTCTTGTATGACATTTCTAGATGAAAGGATATATTTTGTTTATTATATTGGTGATAGCATGCTTCATTTTAGAGAGGTTACTCTCTTAGGTGAGTTTGAGTATAGTAAGCAAAATCTAAATAGGACATCTCTATCGGAAGCATCAGGTAATGAATTAGATAAATACATAGAACTATACAAGAGTCAAGTTAAGTATGATTATCTGAAAGACTTACCTCAGTTAATGTTTTCTCAAATGTTACATCGTGGTTTCTTCAAAGATTACTTATCAATTAATGAGAGTCCAAACTATGGATTAAAATTAGTATTAGCAATGCAACAGGAAAGTATAGGACAGATATTTTCAGAATCTATTCGATTTGTTAGAGATTATACAAAAATGGATATAGATGCATTAGGACAGTTCATAGATGTATTAATAAAGTATTTATCTGATTCATGGTATTTAACAACAAATAATATTGAGGAAGATAAATATTATTTTAGTAATAAAGTAACTTTCAATAAACAGGATTTACAAGAATACTATAGTAATTTCTTCTTACAAGAAGAAATTACAAAAGATGCTATGATAGAGTATATGAAGTCGTTAAAGAAAGATATTGTAGAATTTCAGAATGTAAATGAGTATTTTTTACGAGTACTAGAGGTGTATTTCAGAGACCATGTTCAACTTGCGGACGGAAGAAAAGATTCCAATATAGAAAAAGAGACTGTTTTCTCCTATATACGTCAGGATTTAAGAAGAACGCTTTTAAATTTTACAACTAAATAGTTTAGAGTAGACTTTTTTTGATGGTGACATTTATGTCACTAGTTTTGTTTCCTTTTCAGCCTTATAATAGGGTCATCGCAAGAAAACTATCAGAAAGGAGAAGTTAGTAATCTTAAAAGGACGACTTAATTATTTACTGGAACTTAGCCTCTTAATAGTAAGCATCGCTTATAATATCATCCACATCATGAATGATCTTGGAAGTATTAAAGCCCCCTCTTGGTTTTTAGATATGGACATTCCTAGTGGTTCCTTACTATTACTTATTTTGCTTATTATTTTAAAAAGTGACAAAAGATAATAATCTCTTAAGCTACTTTTAAGTTTATTAAGATATATTATAACCATCCTAGTAAGGCAGCTAGCTTTTGTGAGCTAGAGGTAACATAATTTTTTTCATAACAAATCTCCCCGAAGAAAGTCTAGAAATCTAGGCTTTTTTCTTCTTTTTTGAGGTTTTATTAGGGTATTTTAAGAAAATACTTGAAAACCCTTCCAAAACAAGGTAATATAGTTATATAAAGATTCTATTGGACAAGCGGTCACCTTGGAGGATTAGGAAGAAGAGGTTGGGAAGCCTGTACAATCGTATCTTTTCAGCGGTCTTTGGACTGCTGTGAAAATCCCTTAGGGGATTTTTTTCTGCGATTTAAGGTTTCTTTAAGGAAGTCAGGTTATACTTTAAGTCTCCTAAATAACTTTTACTGAACGCCGTTCAGTAAGTCTCGTTGGCTTACACTTTTTGTAGAACAACGAACTTTTCTTTTTCATAATCTCCAAAAGAGCTCAACACCATGTGTTGGGTTCTTTTTTTGGCAATAAAAAAACGCCCTTAGGCGTTTTAAATATAGCTTACATCTCGTCTGGAGCTTCAACACCGAGAAGGCGAAGGGCTTCTTTGAGAACTGTTGCTGTTGCGTAGCAAAGAGCCAAACGGCTGTCACGTTCTGGGCTTTCGTCCAAGATACGTGTGTGTGCATAGTATTTGTTAAAGGCTTGAGCCAAGCTGATAGCAAACTTAGCAACGATAGATGGCTCAAAGTTGTCTGATGCACGGTTGATGATACGTGGGAAGTCTTGGATGAGTTTGATGATTTCCCAGCTTTCAACGTCGTTTAGGCTGTATGTAGCATCTGCAGATGGCGTGAAGTTAGCCTTGCGCAAGATAGATTGGATACGAGCGTGTGCATATTGAACGTAAGGTCCAGTTTCTCCCTCGAAGGATACCATGGCATCAAGGTCGAAGTCGTAACCATTCATACGATCTGTTTTAAGGTCGTAGAATTTGATAGCTCCAACACCTACAGCATGAGCAACAGCTTCCTTGTTAGGCAAGTTTGGATTCTTAGCTTCGATTTGAGCTTGGGCACGGTTAACAGCTTCAGCAATAGTTGGCTCAAGCAAGATAACGTTACCCTTACGAGTTGACAATTTCTTACCGTTCTTAGTTACAAGACCAAAGGCAACGTGAGTCATGTCGTCAGACCAGTCGTAGCCCATTTCTTTAAGAACAGCTTTCAACTGTTTGAAGTGGACAGATTGTTCATTACCAACCACATAGATGGCTTTGGCAAAGTCGTAAGTACGTTTACGGTAGAGGGCAGCAGCCAAGTCACGTGTGATGTAGAGTGTCGCACCATCTGATTTTTTGATGAGGGCTGGGTGTTCGATACCGTATTTTTCAAGGTTAACCACTTGGGCACCTTGAGATTCTTGGAGAAGTCCTTTTTGTGTCAAGATGTCAACGACTTCATCCATCTTATCATTGTAGAAGGCTTCACCGTTGTAGCTATCAAAAGAAACACCGAGTTCATCGTAGAGACGGTTGAATTCCACCAAGCTTTCGTCACGGAACCATTGCCAGAGGGCAGTTGCTTCCTCGTCACCAGCTTCCAATTTACGGAACCATTCACGAGCTTCTTCGTCTACAGATGGGTCTTCTTCAGCTTCGGCATTGATACGCACATAAAGTTGAAGGAGTTCATTGATAGGGTTGGCTTTGACAGCTTCCTCGCTACCCCATTTCTTATAGGCAACAATCAGCATACCAAACTGTTTACCCCAGTCACCCAAGTGGTTGATGCGGACTGGTTTGTAGCCTTGTTTAGCTATGATGTTGGCAAGAGCATCAGCGATAACTGTTGAACGCAAGTGACCGATAGAGAAAGGTTTAGCGATGTTAGGACTAGACATATCAAAGGCGATGTTACGTCCGTGACCGATGTTTTGGTCAGCGTAGTGGCTGCCTTGAGCGATAACTTGTCCAAGAACGTCCGCTGAGATTTTTGATTTATCAAGGAAGAAGTTGATATAAGGACCAACAGCTTCAACTTTTTCAAAGTTTGAGGCATCGATTTTTTCAGCGATGTCTGCTGCAATCATTTGAGGAGCCTTGCGCAAGACTTTAGCCAATGAGAAGGCAGGAAAGGCGAGGTCCCCCATGTCAGCATTTTTAGGGGTTTCAAGCAGATTTTGAATGTTTTCTTGTTCCAATTCAGGAACAACTTTGGCAATTTCTGCTGCAATGAGTTCTTTAGTATTCATAGGTACTCCATTTCAAATCTTGTCATTCATACCTATTTTACCATTATTTTAGTTAATAGGGTAGGGACAAGAAAGCATCAATTAGGAAGTATTTCATGAAAAAATACAAAAATTCTGTTATAATATGCAAAGAATATACATAAAAAGAGGAAAGATAATGAAGAGAGATCGTCAAGCTGTTATCAAACAGATGATTTCAAGAGATAAGATTGGGACACAAGAGGAAATTAAGCAACGCCTAGAGGCGGAAGGTATCACGGTTACTCAGGCTACCTTGTCACGTGACTTGCGTGAGATTGGCCTCTTGAAGCTTCGTGATGAAGAAGGAAAACTCTACTATAGTTTGTCTGAGCATGTGCTTCCAAGTTTGGATCCTACGGTTAAGGACTATGTCAAATCAGTTTCCCGTGCCCAGTTTATGTTGGTCCTTCACACAGAGTTGGGTGAAGCTGATGTTTTGGCCAACCTAATTGATAGTGATGGTAATCCTGAAATTTTAGGAACCGTTGCTGGGGCAGATACTCTATTGGTAATCTGTAAGGATGCTGTGGTTGCTGAAAAATTGGAAAGCGAGTTTCACTGATGAACACTCCTCATCAGGATCTCCAAAAAGCCAAAGAAGAGTTAATTGACCTCCTCAAACACCATGAGGCGGTTCTTGCTTTTCAAGAGGCTGAGAAAGCCATTGGACAGGTACCTCAAATCAGTCATCTGGCTGGACAAATGAAAGCTTATCAACAAGAAGCGGTGCTTTTTCAAAAAATCGAGAAACAACGTGCCTATGAGGAGGCAGATGAGCAGGCAGATTTGATTCAGCATGAGTTGGAAAATTTGCCTATTGTTCAGGACTACCGTCAAAAAATGCAGGATGCAAGTGACTTGATCCAATATGTGACTAAGTCTATCGAAGAAAGGATTAACGAGGAGTTAAGACATGGCTAAGGAAAAAATATCTCCAGGAATGCAGCAGTATTTGGATATCAAGGAAAATTATCCAGATGCTTTTTTGCTCTTCCGTATGGGTGATTTTTACGAATTATTTTATGATGATGCCGTTAAGGCTGCCCAGATTTTGGAAATTAGCCTAACCAGTCGTAATAAGAACGCCGATAATCCCATTCCTATGGCTGGTGTTCCTTATCATTCAGCTCAATCCTATATTGATGTCTTGGTTGAGATGGGCTACAAGGTAGCCATTGCTGAGCAGATGGAGGATCCTAAACAGGCTGTTGGTGTGGTTAAGCGTGAGGTGGTTCAGGTTATCACGCCAGGGACAGTGGTTGACAGTTCTAAACCTGATAATGCCAACAATTTCTTGGTAGCCATTGACAAGGCTGGAAGTCGATTCGGCCTGGCCTATATGGATGTGTCAACGGGTGAATTTTTTGCGACAGAGTTGGACGATTTCAGTTCAGTTTGTAGTGAAATTCAGAACCTTAAGGCACGTGAAGTAGTAGTTGGTTATGATTTACCTGAAGCTGATGAACAGATTTTGGTCAAGCAACTCAACCTTCTACTTTCCAAGGAAACAGAGGTTTACGATGATGTCCACTTGATTGACACCAGCTTGACAGACTTGGAAAGCAGTGTAGCGGGTAAACTTCTCCAGTATGTGCACCGTACTCAGATGCGCGAGCTCAGTCATTTACAAAAGGCTCAGCACTATGAGATTAAGGATTACTTGCAGATGTCCTATGCGACCAAGTCAAGTTTGGATTTGTTGGAAAATGCTAGAACGGGCAAGAAACACGGTTCTCTTTTCTGGCTCTTGGATGAAACCAAGACAGCTATGGGAATGCGTCTCTTGCGCACTTGGATTGATCGTCCTTTAGTGAATCAGGCTGCAATCATGGAGCGCCAGAATATTATCCAAGTTTTCTTGGACAATTTCTTCGAGCGTAGTGACCTGACTGAGAGTCTTAAAGGGGTTTACGATATTGAGCGCTTAGCCAGTCGAGTTTCCTTTGGCAAGGCTAATCCTAAAGATTTGATTCAACTAGGTCATACCTTAGCTCAGGTTCCAGTTATTAAGGCGATTTTGGAGTCTTTTGATGATGAGGCCTTGTCACGTCTTTTACAAGAATTGGATGCTCTGCCAGAATTAGAAAGTCTGATTCGGTCAGCTATTGATCCCGATGCTCCTGCAACCATTACAGAAGGTGGCATTATCCGTGCTGGTTTTGATGAGACCTTGGACAAGTATCGCAAGGTGATGAGCGAGGGGACGTCATGGATTGCGGATATCGAAGCCAAGGAACGTGAAGCGTCTGGTATTACAACACTAAAAATTGATTATAACCGTAAAGATGGTTATTACTTCCATGTGACCAACTCTAATCTTAGCTTGGTTCCTGACCATTTCTTCCGCAAGGCAACCCTGAAAAATTCAGAGCGCTATGGAACCGCTGAGTTGGCTAAGATTGAAGGTGAAATGCTTGAGGCACGTGAAAAGTCATCAACGCTCGAATATGATATTTTCATGCGTGTCCGTGAGCAGGTTGAACGCTATATTGACCGTTTGCAATCTTTGGCTAAGGCCATTGCGACAGTCGATGTTCTTCAGAGCTTGGCAGTTACAGCAGAGACTAATCATTATGTTCGTCCTGTGTTCAATGATGAGCATCGTATTGTTATTGATCAAGGTCGTCATGCGGTGGTTGAGAAGGTTATGGGCGTTCAGGAATACATTCCAAACACGATTACCTTTGACAGTCATACCAATGTTCAGCTCATCACAGGGCCAAATATGAGTGGTAAATCTACCTATATGCGTCAGTTGGCTTTGTCAGTCGTTATGGCTCAGATGGGGGCTTACGTGCCAGCAGATAGTATTGATTTGCCAGTTTTTGACGCTATCTATACACGTATTGGTGCTGCAGATGATCTGATTTCAGGTCAGTCGACCTTCATGGTTGAGATGATGGAGGCTAATCAGGCCATTAAGCGGGCGACACCTAATTCCTTGATTATTTTTGATGAGTTAGGACGTGGGACAGCCACCTATGACGGTATGGCTCTGGCCCAGTCTATCATTGAGTTTATTCATGACAAGGTTGGGGCTAAAACCATGTTTGCTACCCATTATCATGAGTTGACAGCCCTGTCAAATACTTTGACACACCTTGTCAACGTTCATGTGGCGACACTTGAAAAGGACGGAGAGGTGACTTTCCTTCACAAGATTGTCGATGGCCCAGCCGATAAATCTTATGGTATTCATGTAGCTAAGATTGCAGGTTTACCAGCAGATTTACTGGAACGTGCTGACACCATCTTGACACAATTGGAGGGCGAGACAGTTACCATCCAACCTCAGGAAAAGGTATCGCCTCAAGAGAAGCCTGCCACTGAAACGCATGTCAACGAGCAAATCTCTCTCTTTGATGATTTTACTGAAAATCCAGTTCTTCAAGAGTTACGTGATTTGGACATTTACAATATGACACCGATGCAGGTCATGATGGCTGTAGCAGATTTAAAACAGAAACTATAAAAGAAGCTTGTCAATTGACAGGCTTCTTGTCTTTTATAGGTGTTTCAATTCTTGGTTGAGTTGTTCAATATCCTTTTTCATTTTCCAATAAGAGAAGACCCAAACGAGGAGATAGATAAGGCTGAATTCAATGACTAGCTCCAAGTAGAAAGTTAAACGTAGAGGGAACCATCCGCTGAGGGTAGCTAGTGGAATGAAACCTAGACAGGTCAAGGCGTAGTGAGTGAGGGTTGCACGAAGTAAACTCCACTCAGCCTTACGGAAAATATAACTAGCGACTTCAAAGAGGATACCGATAGCAAACCAAGTGATGAGGCAGTAGGCCAATACCATAGATCCGTGAACCTGATGTGACGTCATCCATTGTCCAATGGCTGAGTGAGGATTTAGAGGCATGTAGCTTGGTGCCCAGATAAGAGACATAATCATGGATACGGCAAGTCCGATAAGGATGCCCTTTGTGCCTGATTTAAAAAGTTGCTTTTTCATTGTAATTTCTCCTTTATTGCTTTGAGGTAACGGCGTGATGAGTAGGTGATTTCCTTGTTTTTAAGGTGAATTTCAACGAGGCCGTTAGGGGTAATGTTGAAGCGTTCAATTTCTTTGAGGTTGACAATCTCTGATTGTGAGATTTTGATAAAGTAAGATGGCAGTTTTTCTAAAACTTGATAGAGACGTAAGCCTAAGTGGTACTCTCCTTGAATAGTTTCAGCTAGAACTTGACGATTTTCGATGTAAATTCTGGAAATAGCATTAGACTCGATGAGATAGGTTTCGCCATCCTTTTTTCCTTTGAGTCGTTGGTTATCATCCAAAGATTCGACAAACTCGACAACTTGCTGAATCTTGGGCGTTCGACTAGGTGCTTGAATCTGCAACATTTCTTCTTGGAATACCGAGTCAATCTGAACTTTTATTTTCATAACTATCCTTTCTTATTGGTAATTGAGGAGGCCTCCTCCCTTTCACACCTTTATTAAACACTATTTACTAGTCCACAGCAATAGCGTTTGTCTATGTGGTTCTATATGGTGTCTAAGTGGTTGAAAATATTTTCGAAAACCCCTATACTTAATGAAAACGTACTGACGAGGTAATCACATGAAATCTATAATGAAATGGCTAGCAGGAATTTTTCTTGCCTGCAGTCTGATTTTGAGCTTTTTTACACCTTTTGAAAAGGCACTAACACTGAACTTGCTTTTGCTTTATTTCTTTGTTAAGCAGTTTATGGATTCGACAAGTTCACCCAAAACCTACCAATGGATTTTCCAAGTCATCTACCTCTTGATTTTTTCTGTGCTCATTTGGTTCAACCTTCGTCATGGGGATATGATTGTTATAGCCACAGCCTTATCTTGGCTAACAGTTGTGTGTGAGTTATGGCTTTATAGGAAGCATTAGTAACAGTTAGAAACAATGATCTCTCAACCTTTTAGAAGGGAAAATAATAATTATGCCAAAAATCATCGAATTACCTGAGGTGTTAGCCAACCAGATTGCTGCTGGTGAGGTCGTAGAGCGCCCAGCCAGTGTTGTCAAAGAGTTGGTGGAAAATGCTATTGATGCAGGCAGCACCCAGATTACCATTGAAGTTGAAGAATCAGGCCTCTCAAAAATTCAAATCACAGACAATGGTGAAGGAATGGCTCAAGCTGATGTGGCCATGAGTTTGCGCCGTCATGCAACGAGTAAAATCAAAAATCAAGGAGATCTCTTTCGTATTCGAACCCTTGGTTTTCGAGGTGAGGCCCTACCATCAATAGCTTCTATCAGCCACCTAACTATTGTGACAGCAGCGGATGGAGAAGCCTATGGGACTAAACTGGTTGCTAAAGGTGGAGAAATTGAGAGTCAGGATCCTATTTCAACACCGGTTGGAACAAAGATTACCGTTGAAAATCTGTTTTATAACACCCCAGCTCGTCTCAAGTATATGAAGAGTTTACAGGCTGAGTTGGCTCATATTGTCGATGTTGTCAATCGTCTGAGTCTAGCTCATCCCGAGGTTGCCTTTACCTTGCTTAATGATGGTCGTCAGTTGACACAGACATCAGGTACTGGAGACCTCCGTCAAGCTATTGCTGGTATTTATGGTTTGACAACGGCTAAAAAAATGGTGGAGATTTCAAATTCTGACCTTGATTTTGAAGTTTCTGGATATGTTAGTCTCCCTGAGTTGACCCGTGCAAATCGTAACTACATCACGATTCTCATTAACGGACGTTATATTAAAAACTTCCTGCTTAACCGTGCTATTTTTGATGGTTATGGTTCTAAACTCATGGTAGGACGCTTCCCTATTGCAGTTATTGATATTCAGATTGATCCCTACTTGGCCGATGTCAATGTTCACCCAACCAAGCAGGAAGTACGTATTTCTAAAGAAAAAGAGCTCATGGCCCTTATCAGCTCTGCCATTGCTCAAAGCCTTAGAGAGCAGGATTTGATTCCTGATGCCCTTGAAAATCTAGCCAAGTCTAGTACCAGAGGTGCAGCTAAGCCAGTTCAAACCAGTCTTCCACTCAAACAAACCAATCTTTACTATGATAGCAGTCGTAATGATTTCTTTGTCAAACCAGAGACAGTCCAAGAAGATATCAAACCTCTTGTATCAGAGTCAGAGTCTCCAGTTTCATCGGTAGAAAATAAACCGCAACCTTCTGTTAAACAGGCACAACGTTCAGTAGATGAAGGTGATAGCGAACACGAAAAACTTGATTATAAAAACAAGTCGAAAATGAAGCGCATGCTTGAAAATCTGGATAATGAGGAAACATCAACCTTCCCTGAATTAGAGTTTTTTGGTCAAATGCATGGAACCTATCTCTTTGCGCAAGGACAAGGCGGACTTTACATCATTGACCAGCATGCTGCTCAAGAACGTGTCAAGTATGAGTACTATCGTGAAAAGATTGGTGAGGTTGACAGCAGTTTACAACAGCTTTTGGTTCCTTATCTCTTTGAATTTTCAGGTTCAGATTACATTAGTTTACAAGAAAAAATGTCCCTTCTTAACCAGGTTGGTATCTATTTAGAACCTTATGGGAACAACACTTTCATTCTTCGTGAACATCCTATCTGGATGAAGGAAGAAGAGATTGAATCAGCGGTCTATGAAATGTGTGACATGCTTCTTTTGACGAATGAAGTGTCTGTTAAGACCTACCGTGCTGAGTTGGCCATCATGATGAGTTGTAAACGTTCAATCAAGGCCAATCATGCTCTTGATGATTACTCTGCGCGTGACCTCCTAGTACAGCTTGCACAGTGTAAAAATCCCTACAATTGCCCTCACGGACGTCCAGTACTTGTCAACTTTACCAAGTCTGATATGGAAAAAATGTTCCGTCGTATCCAAGAAAATCATACAAGCCTACGTGACCTAGGAAAGTATTAAAATTTTTTTTGGTCTTGCTTTACGAATAGGAATGTTAGATTTATAATAGTGGTGAAGAAAAGGAATCTTCTAATGTTTTAGCGGATCATTGTAGGATGATTGCCTGATTTTTAAGTTAGGAGGTAGAGTGATGAGACACTTAACAAAAACTAATAAACACTTTTTACTTGTTGGCTTAACATTTTTAGCGACTAGCTTGATTTTCTATATTTTGGCCTGGTTAGGTCAACCAAGTTTGGAGAATACTCTAGTAAATGTTTCTAGCATTGCCTTTACTTTAGGTCTTGTAACATATATTCTATTAGGTCTAAAGATGATTACAGATACTTTAAAGACGAGTAGTCATCCTTAAAATAGAGCAAACAGAATCCACTTTCGAGTGGATTTTTTGTTACAATAGTACAGCAGTGCTTGAGATGACAAATAAACATTCAAGACAATTATCTTACGAGTATAAAATGATAAAGCAAACCATTGAAGAAACGAACGAGAAAGGAAATCACACGCTATGTATGATTATATCAAGGGAACTCTAGTGAAAATTACCGCCAAGTATATTGTTATAGAAGCAAACGGCTTAGGTTATATTGTCACTGTGGCGAATCCATATAGTTTTTCTGACCAAATGAATCAGACTATCCAAGTCTATCTTCATCAAGTTATTAGAGATGATGCCCACCTTCTTTTTGGTTTC
Above is a window of Streptococcus salivarius DNA encoding:
- a CDS encoding LytTR family DNA-binding domain-containing protein encodes the protein MKIKVQIDSVFQEEMLQIQAPSRTPKIQQVVEFVESLDDNQRLKGKKDGETYLIESNAISRIYIENRQVLAETIQGEYHLGLRLYQVLEKLPSYFIKISQSEIVNLKEIERFNITPNGLVEIHLKNKEITYSSRRYLKAIKEKLQ
- a CDS encoding DUF3021 domain-containing protein; protein product: MKKQLFKSGTKGILIGLAVSMIMSLIWAPSYMPLNPHSAIGQWMTSHQVHGSMVLAYCLITWFAIGILFEVASYIFRKAEWSLLRATLTHYALTCLGFIPLATLSGWFPLRLTFYLELVIEFSLIYLLVWVFSYWKMKKDIEQLNQELKHL
- the argS gene encoding arginine--tRNA ligase, which produces MNTKELIAAEIAKVVPELEQENIQNLLETPKNADMGDLAFPAFSLAKVLRKAPQMIAADIAEKIDASNFEKVEAVGPYINFFLDKSKISADVLGQVIAQGSHYADQNIGHGRNIAFDMSSPNIAKPFSIGHLRSTVIADALANIIAKQGYKPVRINHLGDWGKQFGMLIVAYKKWGSEEAVKANPINELLQLYVRINAEAEEDPSVDEEAREWFRKLEAGDEEATALWQWFRDESLVEFNRLYDELGVSFDSYNGEAFYNDKMDEVVDILTQKGLLQESQGAQVVNLEKYGIEHPALIKKSDGATLYITRDLAAALYRKRTYDFAKAIYVVGNEQSVHFKQLKAVLKEMGYDWSDDMTHVAFGLVTKNGKKLSTRKGNVILLEPTIAEAVNRAQAQIEAKNPNLPNKEAVAHAVGVGAIKFYDLKTDRMNGYDFDLDAMVSFEGETGPYVQYAHARIQSILRKANFTPSADATYSLNDVESWEIIKLIQDFPRIINRASDNFEPSIVAKFAISLAQAFNKYYAHTRILDESPERDSRLALCYATATVLKEALRLLGVEAPDEM
- the mutS gene encoding DNA mismatch repair protein MutS, producing the protein MQQYLDIKENYPDAFLLFRMGDFYELFYDDAVKAAQILEISLTSRNKNADNPIPMAGVPYHSAQSYIDVLVEMGYKVAIAEQMEDPKQAVGVVKREVVQVITPGTVVDSSKPDNANNFLVAIDKAGSRFGLAYMDVSTGEFFATELDDFSSVCSEIQNLKAREVVVGYDLPEADEQILVKQLNLLLSKETEVYDDVHLIDTSLTDLESSVAGKLLQYVHRTQMRELSHLQKAQHYEIKDYLQMSYATKSSLDLLENARTGKKHGSLFWLLDETKTAMGMRLLRTWIDRPLVNQAAIMERQNIIQVFLDNFFERSDLTESLKGVYDIERLASRVSFGKANPKDLIQLGHTLAQVPVIKAILESFDDEALSRLLQELDALPELESLIRSAIDPDAPATITEGGIIRAGFDETLDKYRKVMSEGTSWIADIEAKEREASGITTLKIDYNRKDGYYFHVTNSNLSLVPDHFFRKATLKNSERYGTAELAKIEGEMLEAREKSSTLEYDIFMRVREQVERYIDRLQSLAKAIATVDVLQSLAVTAETNHYVRPVFNDEHRIVIDQGRHAVVEKVMGVQEYIPNTITFDSHTNVQLITGPNMSGKSTYMRQLALSVVMAQMGAYVPADSIDLPVFDAIYTRIGAADDLISGQSTFMVEMMEANQAIKRATPNSLIIFDELGRGTATYDGMALAQSIIEFIHDKVGAKTMFATHYHELTALSNTLTHLVNVHVATLEKDGEVTFLHKIVDGPADKSYGIHVAKIAGLPADLLERADTILTQLEGETVTIQPQEKVSPQEKPATETHVNEQISLFDDFTENPVLQELRDLDIYNMTPMQVMMAVADLKQKL
- the argR gene encoding arginine repressor, encoding MMKRDRQAVIKQMISRDKIGTQEEIKQRLEAEGITVTQATLSRDLREIGLLKLRDEEGKLYYSLSEHVLPSLDPTVKDYVKSVSRAQFMLVLHTELGEADVLANLIDSDGNPEILGTVAGADTLLVICKDAVVAEKLESEFH
- a CDS encoding YlbF family regulator: MNTPHQDLQKAKEELIDLLKHHEAVLAFQEAEKAIGQVPQISHLAGQMKAYQQEAVLFQKIEKQRAYEEADEQADLIQHELENLPIVQDYRQKMQDASDLIQYVTKSIEERINEELRHG
- the mutL gene encoding DNA mismatch repair endonuclease MutL, which translates into the protein MPKIIELPEVLANQIAAGEVVERPASVVKELVENAIDAGSTQITIEVEESGLSKIQITDNGEGMAQADVAMSLRRHATSKIKNQGDLFRIRTLGFRGEALPSIASISHLTIVTAADGEAYGTKLVAKGGEIESQDPISTPVGTKITVENLFYNTPARLKYMKSLQAELAHIVDVVNRLSLAHPEVAFTLLNDGRQLTQTSGTGDLRQAIAGIYGLTTAKKMVEISNSDLDFEVSGYVSLPELTRANRNYITILINGRYIKNFLLNRAIFDGYGSKLMVGRFPIAVIDIQIDPYLADVNVHPTKQEVRISKEKELMALISSAIAQSLREQDLIPDALENLAKSSTRGAAKPVQTSLPLKQTNLYYDSSRNDFFVKPETVQEDIKPLVSESESPVSSVENKPQPSVKQAQRSVDEGDSEHEKLDYKNKSKMKRMLENLDNEETSTFPELEFFGQMHGTYLFAQGQGGLYIIDQHAAQERVKYEYYREKIGEVDSSLQQLLVPYLFEFSGSDYISLQEKMSLLNQVGIYLEPYGNNTFILREHPIWMKEEEIESAVYEMCDMLLLTNEVSVKTYRAELAIMMSCKRSIKANHALDDYSARDLLVQLAQCKNPYNCPHGRPVLVNFTKSDMEKMFRRIQENHTSLRDLGKY